One genomic segment of Mobula hypostoma chromosome 2, sMobHyp1.1, whole genome shotgun sequence includes these proteins:
- the LOC134337233 gene encoding uncharacterized protein LOC134337233, translated as MLMEVLFLFVTIQVNRVYASKPFSVIPGAVTADVGRTVELSCELTEFASSVSWYKHRADEPPVAIKTTDCQQNGCRSTYKKGSGDRTSVLEIRDVRVEDSGSYYCAEKKSYPPLVQGPTLLVGDSSTIRTYMQVFVPPSEVNGSVPLVCLVGGLSSKEIIIYWNISGQITEGWSDPGKLDSDQSYSVRSQVLVPVETWRSGGVCTCIAQLGGAGKTRTTSVSHLKIEPDQDCYLPAAILLGLLILLVTVIFIWIFKECKSGTQRQSATRQGHGSAAQTEAPILYASLDFAASSSHRR; from the exons ATGCTGATGGAAGTTTTATTCCTGTTCGTTACCATTCAGGTGAACCGTGTTTACG CATCCAAGCCGTTTTCTGTGATTCCGGGTGCAGTGACTGCAGACGTCGGTCGGACGGTTGAACTGTCCTGTGAACTTACGGAGTTTGCGAGCAGTGTTTCCTGGTACAAACACCGTGCTGACGAACCCCCGGTAGCGATCAAAACCACGGACTGCCAACAGAACGGTTGTAGGTCTACTTACAAAAAAGGCTCCGGAGATCGCACATCGGTGCTGGAAATCCGGGATGTCCGTGTGGAGGATTCGGGTTCCTACTACTGTGCTGAGAAAAAAAGCTATCCACCGCTTGTGCAAGGACCTACACTCCTTGTTGGAG ACAGCTCCACCATTCGGACCTACATGCAGGTATTTGTCCCGCCGTCTGAGGTGAACGGGTCGGTCCCCCTGGTGTGTCTGGTTGGCGGCCTGTCTTCCAAAGAGATTATCATTTACTGGAACATATCCGGCCAAATCACGGAAGGATGGAGCGATCCCGGCAAGCTTGATTCTGACCAGAGCTACAGTGTTAGGAGTCAGGTGCTGGTCCCAGTGGAAACCTGGAGGAGCGGAGGAGTCTGTACCTGCATCGCACAACTCGGGGGTGCGGGAAAGACGAGGACTACGAGCGTCTCCCATCTCAAGATTGAACCAGATCAAG ACTGCTATCTTCCGGCGGCGATCCTCCTTGGGCTCCTTATATTGCTGGTTACCGTAATTTTTATTTGGATCTTTAAAGAATGTAAATCAG GAACACAACGTCAATCAGCGACGCGCCAGGGACACGGCAGTGCGGCTCAG ACCGAAGCGCCGATCCTTTACGCCTCTCTCGACTTCGCTGCATCATCCTCTCACCGCAGATGA